The following coding sequences lie in one Mucilaginibacter sp. KACC 22773 genomic window:
- a CDS encoding SHOCT domain-containing protein, giving the protein MGLGAPEIILIIIAFGGMWFIPAIWGCNAGSKRAIGSVGGLLLGLFLSIFGVIIVYCTRRIDEKPFYGFPNQSPADELQKYKQLLDSGAITENEYNIQKGRILNSN; this is encoded by the coding sequence ATGGGACTCGGCGCACCTGAAATCATTTTAATTATTATTGCCTTTGGTGGCATGTGGTTTATACCTGCTATCTGGGGATGCAACGCAGGTTCAAAAAGAGCAATCGGCTCAGTCGGCGGGCTGCTATTGGGCCTGTTTCTTAGCATATTTGGTGTAATTATAGTTTATTGCACCAGGCGGATAGATGAAAAACCATTTTACGGCTTCCCCAATCAATCGCCTGCAGATGAATTGCAAAAGTATAAGCAGTTGTTAGATAGCGGCGCAATCACAGAAAACGAATATAATATTCAAAAGGGCAGAATTTTAAATTCAAACTGA
- the mnmD gene encoding tRNA (5-methylaminomethyl-2-thiouridine)(34)-methyltransferase MnmD produces the protein MNHELKIVTTADGSKTIYNAEVGELYHSRNGALQESLQVFVNAGLNYFLDQNNTKEVSILEVGFGTGLNFLLSADACTINHINLNYTGIEAYPLAAQMMSQTGYHDYTSAELWNSYLKNYPVALTDVVSINGNCLLQIANCKLLDFQSGRQYDIVYFDAFAASRQPEMWEQQAISHVAGFVKPGGVFVTYAITGNLKRMLKALGFSIQKVPGAAGKREMLRAIKH, from the coding sequence ATGAACCATGAACTAAAAATAGTTACAACCGCCGATGGTTCAAAAACCATTTACAACGCCGAAGTAGGTGAGCTTTACCATTCGCGCAACGGGGCGCTGCAGGAAAGTCTGCAAGTATTTGTAAACGCGGGGCTTAACTATTTCCTTGATCAAAATAATACAAAGGAAGTAAGCATCTTAGAAGTTGGTTTTGGCACGGGGCTCAATTTTTTGTTGAGCGCAGATGCTTGCACAATTAACCACATCAACCTTAACTATACCGGCATTGAAGCATACCCGCTTGCAGCCCAAATGATGAGCCAGACCGGTTATCATGATTATACCTCTGCTGAATTGTGGAATTCATATTTAAAAAACTACCCTGTGGCTTTAACCGATGTAGTAAGCATTAACGGTAATTGCCTGCTACAAATAGCCAACTGCAAATTGTTGGATTTTCAATCAGGCCGGCAATATGACATTGTTTATTTTGATGCATTTGCAGCATCGCGCCAGCCCGAAATGTGGGAACAACAAGCCATTAGCCATGTTGCGGGCTTTGTAAAGCCCGGCGGTGTATTTGTTACCTACGCCATAACCGGCAACCTTAAACGGATGCTTAAAGCGCTTGGTTTTAGCATACAAAAAGTACCAGGCGCCGCGGGCAAGCGCGAAATGCTACGGGCAATAAAACATTAA
- a CDS encoding M13 family metallopeptidase codes for MKLKFWCFMLMVALLPSVNAQVTGKTKPPKHKTTIRKKFIDPANMDMSVNPGDDFFEYANGTWIKNNPIPDNENRWGSFAVLRHENTQKLLRLLEEVSQQSVTAPKGSIEQRVGDLYASGMDSLAIERLGYSHIKPDLERIGKIKDLNGLINELAFERVNGIVVLLFGLEAVQDDKNVSKYILRLSQGGISLPDRAYYLQNDKRSKSVTDALKTFIITIFRLNGCSADEAAKNAGIVYNLEVALAKAQLSRVAMRDPNVIYNKFLVADFVKVTPHLNWTALLPMFHAPGQDSILVSQPSFFKATDSLLAVTPVENWKILLKWGILRGASPALSSPFAQAYLAYKNVLTGEKTQLPHNERVSHTIDEVLGQLLGQLYVKKYFSPAARQYAVMLVNNIKIALGDRIKRLDWMCPETKEQALKKIRAITLKIGYPDKWETYDGVIIKRDDYVGNIRSLLKWRYNFNISLLGKPVDKTRWGITPQTVNAYYSETNNEIVFPAAMLQFPFFDLQADDAVNYGGIGGIIGHEIIHGFDDKGRRYDANGDLRNWWTKSDADKFKIRANQLVMQYNNLTVLDTLHVNGKLTLGENIADLGGLSIAYEAFLKTKQSRSAKVIDGFTPNQRFFLSWAQTWRSSERPEATAQNILKDPHSPDKHRTNATLTNISAWYKAFNIKPGDKLYKKPEDRTRIW; via the coding sequence ATGAAATTAAAATTCTGGTGTTTTATGCTCATGGTAGCCTTATTACCATCGGTAAACGCCCAGGTAACCGGTAAAACAAAACCACCAAAACACAAAACTACCATACGCAAAAAATTTATCGACCCGGCTAATATGGATATGTCCGTTAACCCCGGCGATGATTTTTTTGAATATGCCAACGGTACCTGGATAAAAAACAACCCCATACCTGACAATGAAAACCGCTGGGGCAGCTTTGCTGTGCTACGCCACGAAAACACCCAAAAACTTTTACGATTATTGGAAGAAGTAAGCCAGCAATCCGTAACGGCGCCTAAAGGCAGCATTGAACAACGCGTTGGTGACCTTTACGCCAGCGGCATGGATAGCCTGGCTATTGAAAGGTTAGGTTACTCGCATATTAAACCGGACCTGGAACGCATCGGCAAAATCAAAGACTTGAATGGCCTAATCAACGAGCTTGCTTTTGAACGTGTTAATGGCATAGTTGTCCTGTTATTTGGCCTGGAGGCTGTTCAGGATGATAAAAATGTATCAAAGTATATTCTTCGCCTTAGCCAGGGAGGCATCTCGTTACCCGACAGGGCATATTACTTACAAAATGATAAACGATCCAAAAGCGTTACAGATGCATTAAAAACTTTCATAATAACCATATTTAGGTTAAATGGTTGTAGCGCAGATGAAGCTGCTAAAAACGCCGGAATAGTTTATAACCTTGAGGTTGCTTTGGCAAAAGCGCAGCTTTCCCGTGTGGCGATGCGCGACCCGAATGTTATTTACAATAAATTCCTTGTAGCAGATTTCGTTAAAGTTACCCCACATTTAAACTGGACAGCATTATTGCCCATGTTTCATGCACCTGGCCAGGATAGCATCCTGGTTAGCCAGCCCTCCTTTTTCAAAGCTACCGATTCCCTGTTAGCGGTTACCCCTGTTGAAAACTGGAAAATACTTCTTAAATGGGGTATTTTAAGAGGCGCTTCGCCCGCCTTAAGCTCGCCTTTTGCACAAGCATACTTAGCTTATAAAAACGTTTTAACAGGTGAAAAAACACAATTACCCCATAACGAACGAGTGAGCCACACTATTGACGAGGTCCTTGGCCAATTGTTGGGCCAACTATATGTAAAGAAATATTTTAGCCCGGCCGCCAGACAATATGCGGTGATGCTTGTAAACAACATTAAAATAGCTTTGGGCGACCGCATTAAGCGCCTGGATTGGATGTGTCCGGAAACAAAAGAACAGGCGCTAAAAAAAATACGCGCAATTACTTTAAAAATAGGTTATCCTGATAAATGGGAAACATATGATGGTGTAATCATAAAACGCGACGACTATGTAGGAAACATCCGTAGTCTTTTAAAATGGCGGTATAATTTTAACATAAGCCTTCTGGGCAAACCGGTTGATAAAACCCGTTGGGGAATTACACCGCAAACCGTTAACGCTTACTATTCCGAAACCAATAATGAAATCGTTTTCCCGGCAGCTATGCTGCAATTCCCTTTCTTTGATTTACAGGCCGATGATGCCGTAAATTACGGTGGTATAGGCGGTATTATAGGCCATGAAATTATCCATGGTTTTGACGATAAAGGCCGCCGGTATGATGCCAACGGCGACCTGCGCAACTGGTGGACGAAAAGTGATGCTGACAAATTTAAAATACGCGCCAACCAACTGGTAATGCAATACAATAACCTTACAGTCCTGGATACCCTGCACGTAAACGGCAAACTAACCCTTGGCGAAAACATTGCCGACCTGGGTGGCTTGAGCATAGCCTATGAGGCCTTCCTGAAAACAAAACAAAGTCGGTCGGCCAAAGTTATAGACGGATTTACGCCCAATCAGCGTTTCTTTCTGTCATGGGCGCAAACTTGGCGCAGTTCGGAACGCCCCGAGGCTACTGCCCAAAATATCCTTAAGGATCCGCACTCGCCCGATAAGCACCGCACCAATGCCACCTTAACCAACATCAGCGCCTGGTACAAGGCATTTAACATTAAGCCGGGCGATAAATTGTACAAAAAACCGGAAGACAGGACGCGGATTTGGTAA
- a CDS encoding DUF6155 family protein translates to MALKNDLTKLDKKALIEILADLYKKNKQVKEYLDFYFKPDEDGLFEKYQAKVYETFYPKRGFGYNLKQGKQYISEFKKLEASAALLAALMLFYVQTGIQFTNDYGDIDETFYNSLSSTYASALKLLKKEDLLDQFEERAFQLLLDSKNIGWGLNDSLSYTFYNFY, encoded by the coding sequence ATGGCCCTCAAAAACGACCTTACTAAACTCGACAAAAAGGCGCTGATTGAAATATTAGCCGACTTATATAAAAAAAACAAACAGGTAAAAGAATACCTCGACTTTTATTTCAAGCCGGATGAAGATGGCTTATTTGAAAAATATCAGGCCAAAGTATATGAGACCTTTTATCCGAAGCGAGGTTTCGGCTATAACTTAAAACAGGGTAAACAATACATTAGCGAATTTAAAAAGCTGGAGGCCTCTGCGGCGCTTTTGGCAGCGCTGATGCTTTTTTACGTGCAAACAGGCATCCAATTCACAAACGACTATGGCGACATAGACGAGACTTTTTATAACAGCCTTTCCAGTACCTATGCAAGCGCTTTAAAACTCCTCAAAAAAGAGGATTTACTTGACCAGTTTGAAGAACGGGCTTTCCAGCTATTGCTCGATTCGAAAAATATTGGCTGGGGTTTAAATGACAGTCTTTCTTATACGTTTTATAATTTTTATTAA
- a CDS encoding RNA polymerase sigma factor — translation MHPPKGITEEEIISQCKKGSLKYQEMLYKQFYGYAMGISLRYSLNRDDALEAVNDAFIKVFNAVHNYNTDKPFKAWLRTIVVNTAIDRRRKDLKFQLNVELDNAAPISSNMGTVDNLNVQDILKMMNELPAIQLTIFNMYEIDGYNHDEIGNMLAIPASSSRVYLSRAKERLRKILRQEAQNHG, via the coding sequence ATGCATCCACCCAAAGGCATTACTGAAGAAGAAATTATCAGCCAATGCAAAAAAGGCAGCCTTAAATACCAGGAAATGCTGTATAAGCAGTTTTATGGCTACGCCATGGGTATTAGCCTGCGTTACAGCCTTAACCGCGACGACGCTTTGGAGGCTGTAAATGATGCATTTATAAAAGTATTTAACGCCGTACATAATTACAATACAGATAAACCCTTTAAAGCCTGGCTACGTACAATTGTAGTGAACACTGCTATCGACCGCCGCCGCAAGGACCTGAAATTCCAGTTAAATGTTGAGTTGGATAATGCCGCGCCCATAAGCAGTAATATGGGTACGGTTGATAATTTAAATGTACAAGACATATTAAAAATGATGAATGAGCTGCCTGCCATACAGCTTACCATTTTTAATATGTACGAAATAGATGGTTATAATCATGACGAAATTGGCAATATGTTAGCTATCCCGGCAAGCTCATCGCGCGTTTATTTGAGCAGGGCTAAAGAACGATTAAGGAAAATATTAAGGCAAGAAGCACAAAACCATGGATGA
- the mazG gene encoding nucleoside triphosphate pyrophosphohydrolase, with the protein MPLKAPETAPTATIAFQRLLIIMDDLRANCPWDKKQTLESLRHLTIEETYELSDAILGDDMQEIKKELGDIMLHLVFYSKIASETNDFDITDVLNGVCDKLINRHPHIYGDVEVQNEEDVKRNWEQIKLKEGNKSVLGGVPSSLPALVKASRIQEKARGVGFDWEEKNQVWAKVEEEMQEFKNEFNAEDETTIDYEKAEGEFGDLLFSLINYARFININPENALEKTNQKFIKRFQYLELKAKEHGKQLQDMSLAEMDIFWNEAKKL; encoded by the coding sequence ATGCCTTTAAAAGCCCCCGAAACTGCACCTACCGCAACTATTGCTTTTCAACGCCTGCTTATTATAATGGACGACCTGCGGGCCAATTGCCCCTGGGATAAAAAGCAAACACTTGAAAGCCTCAGGCACCTGACTATTGAAGAAACCTACGAGCTGAGCGATGCTATTTTGGGCGATGACATGCAGGAAATTAAAAAAGAACTGGGCGATATTATGCTGCACCTTGTTTTCTATTCTAAAATAGCGTCGGAAACTAATGATTTCGACATCACAGATGTATTAAACGGGGTTTGCGACAAACTGATAAACCGGCATCCGCATATTTATGGCGATGTTGAGGTACAGAATGAAGAAGACGTAAAACGTAACTGGGAGCAAATTAAGCTAAAAGAGGGTAATAAATCTGTTTTGGGCGGTGTACCGTCCTCCCTGCCCGCATTGGTAAAGGCATCGCGGATACAGGAAAAAGCCCGGGGCGTGGGTTTTGACTGGGAGGAGAAAAACCAGGTATGGGCCAAAGTGGAAGAGGAAATGCAGGAATTTAAAAATGAGTTTAACGCCGAAGACGAAACCACCATCGACTATGAAAAAGCCGAGGGTGAATTTGGCGACTTGTTGTTCTCGCTTATTAATTATGCCCGCTTTATTAATATTAACCCCGAGAACGCGCTTGAGAAAACAAACCAGAAATTTATAAAACGTTTTCAATACCTGGAGTTAAAAGCCAAAGAACATGGCAAGCAGCTTCAGGATATGAGCCTTGCCGAAATGGACATTTTTTGGAACGAAGCAAAAAAACTATAA
- a CDS encoding M13 family metallopeptidase, producing the protein MMLKLSCFILICALSLSANAQVSTKATLPKHKHKSTIRKKFIDPANMDTSVKPGDDFFEYANGNWLKNNPIPPNENSWGSFAVLRWQNTQKLVGLLNQVSRQSATAPNGSLKQLLGDLYASGMDSVTIEKLGYSPIKPDLERIDKIKNFDDIINELVFERINGSAQLFRLGIDPDDKNSTKYIVNLGQGGTSLPNKDYYLTNDERAKKLQGALKTLMVKLFTLTGSTSAEANSNAAAVYNLESILAKAQLSRVAMRDPHVIYNKFLVADFNKITPHLNWTKLLAALNIPEQDSILVGQPSFFKVADSLLAAAPVENWKLLLKWNTIRGSAVYLSSPFVKATFDYNSALTGEKEQLPRSERISKLVDNALGELLGQLFVEKYFSPSAKKRVTELANNLKTALGDRIRRLDWMSPDTKEHALRKLSALAVKIGYPEKWETYDGVIVKRNRYLENVRNISKWRYSFEISHLGKPVDKSRWGITPQTANAYYSTPNNEIVFPAAMLQIPFFDLEADDAINYGAIGSIIGHEITHGFDDKGRQYDIDGVLRDWWTKNDADKFKARTNQLIVQYNSLTVLDTLHVNGRLTLGENIADLGGLNIAYEAFLKTKQGQSANRIDGFTPDQRFFLSWAQVWRNAQRPEAIAQRILTSPYPIDKHRTNITLTNISAWYKAFNIKPGDKMYKKPEDRTEIW; encoded by the coding sequence ATGATGTTAAAACTTTCGTGTTTTATCCTGATATGCGCCTTATCGTTATCGGCAAATGCACAAGTAAGCACAAAAGCAACACTACCAAAACACAAACATAAAAGTACCATACGAAAAAAATTTATCGATCCGGCCAACATGGATACCTCGGTTAAACCAGGCGATGATTTTTTTGAGTATGCCAACGGCAACTGGCTTAAAAACAACCCTATACCACCCAATGAAAATAGTTGGGGCAGCTTCGCCGTGCTACGCTGGCAAAATACCCAAAAGCTTGTAGGTTTATTAAACCAGGTTAGCCGGCAATCGGCAACTGCACCCAACGGCAGTTTAAAGCAACTCCTTGGCGATCTTTACGCAAGCGGCATGGATAGTGTCACTATCGAAAAACTGGGTTATTCGCCAATTAAACCCGACCTTGAGCGCATTGACAAAATCAAAAATTTTGATGACATCATTAATGAATTGGTTTTTGAACGCATTAATGGCAGCGCCCAACTGTTCAGATTGGGGATTGACCCGGATGATAAAAACTCAACAAAATACATTGTAAATCTTGGCCAGGGAGGCACTTCTTTACCAAATAAGGATTATTATTTGACAAATGACGAGCGCGCAAAAAAGTTACAAGGTGCTTTAAAAACCCTGATGGTGAAGTTATTCACCCTAACCGGCAGCACTTCTGCTGAAGCAAATAGCAATGCCGCAGCTGTTTATAACCTGGAAAGTATATTGGCAAAAGCACAGCTTAGCCGCGTGGCCATGCGCGACCCACACGTTATTTATAATAAATTCCTGGTAGCCGACTTTAATAAAATTACCCCGCATTTAAACTGGACCAAACTGTTGGCCGCGTTAAACATCCCCGAACAGGATAGCATCCTGGTAGGCCAGCCGTCGTTTTTTAAAGTTGCCGACTCTTTATTAGCGGCCGCACCTGTTGAAAACTGGAAACTTTTATTAAAGTGGAATACCATCAGGGGGTCGGCAGTATATTTAAGTTCGCCTTTTGTAAAAGCAACTTTTGACTATAACAGCGCCTTAACCGGCGAAAAAGAACAACTGCCGCGAAGCGAGCGTATAAGTAAGTTGGTTGATAATGCCCTGGGTGAGTTATTAGGCCAATTATTTGTAGAGAAATATTTTTCGCCATCGGCTAAAAAACGCGTAACCGAACTTGCAAACAACCTAAAAACAGCCCTTGGCGACCGTATCAGACGCCTTGATTGGATGAGCCCGGACACAAAAGAACACGCGTTAAGAAAGTTGAGCGCCCTTGCGGTAAAAATTGGGTACCCGGAAAAATGGGAAACATACGATGGTGTAATCGTTAAGCGCAACCGCTATTTAGAAAATGTACGTAATATATCAAAATGGCGTTACAGCTTCGAGATAAGCCACCTTGGCAAACCTGTTGATAAAAGTCGTTGGGGCATAACGCCGCAAACCGCAAATGCCTACTACTCTACACCCAACAATGAAATAGTTTTTCCGGCGGCGATGCTGCAAATTCCTTTTTTTGATTTAGAGGCCGACGATGCGATAAATTATGGCGCCATAGGCAGCATAATAGGACACGAAATAACCCACGGCTTTGACGATAAGGGCCGCCAATATGATATAGATGGGGTATTGCGCGATTGGTGGACAAAAAACGATGCCGACAAATTTAAAGCACGTACCAACCAATTAATAGTGCAATATAATAGCCTTACTGTACTGGATACCTTGCATGTAAATGGCCGGCTAACCCTTGGCGAAAACATTGCCGATTTGGGCGGCTTAAACATAGCTTATGAAGCCTTCCTGAAAACAAAACAAGGTCAGTCGGCCAACAGGATAGATGGCTTTACGCCCGATCAGCGCTTCTTTCTGTCATGGGCCCAGGTATGGCGCAACGCTCAACGCCCGGAGGCCATAGCCCAGCGCATATTAACAAGCCCCTACCCGATTGATAAGCACCGCACGAACATCACCTTAACCAATATTAGCGCCTGGTACAAGGCATTTAACATTAAGCCCGGCGATAAAATGTACAAAAAGCCGGAAGACAGGACGGAGATTTGGTAG
- a CDS encoding MBL fold metallo-hydrolase, whose protein sequence is MIIQQFYDKGLAHASYAVIRTGKMILIDPARDPLPYYSLAAQHNADIVGVIETHPHADFVSSHLEIHQVTDAVIYCSKLTGATYPHETFDDGDVIQLNDVKLKAINTPGHSPDSICILLVDEEGKETAVFTGDTLFVGDVGRPDLRENVGNITAKKEELAKQMYLSTRHKLMTLPKNVIVYPAHGPGSLCGKNMSPDLQSTIGREIQENYALQLMDEATFIKTLMADQPFIPKYFGYDVELNKTGALKFQQSIDNIVKFEADIQLQEKIAIIDSRPKTLFSAGHIPGAINLQDGDKFETWLGSILQPDEKFYLVAEDDDTADLLVKKAAKIGYESNIMAIQLSPQNIIENLPDLDLKDFKARPENYTIIDVRNTNEVNEGKIFKHAINIPLPELRERIDEIPADKPIVVHCAAGYRSAAATSIIAGTISEVPVYDLGEVVTEFAKNVHGS, encoded by the coding sequence ATGATTATCCAGCAGTTCTACGACAAAGGTTTGGCGCATGCATCGTACGCCGTTATTCGCACAGGCAAAATGATCCTTATTGATCCGGCGCGCGATCCTTTGCCATATTATTCCCTTGCGGCCCAGCACAATGCCGATATAGTGGGCGTTATTGAAACCCACCCCCATGCCGATTTTGTGAGTTCGCATCTTGAAATTCACCAGGTTACTGATGCCGTTATTTATTGCAGCAAGCTTACCGGCGCCACCTACCCCCATGAAACCTTCGACGATGGCGATGTTATCCAACTGAATGATGTGAAGCTAAAAGCCATAAATACCCCCGGCCACTCCCCCGATTCTATTTGTATTTTACTGGTAGACGAAGAGGGTAAAGAAACAGCCGTTTTTACCGGCGATACCTTATTTGTTGGTGACGTTGGCCGCCCCGATCTGCGCGAAAATGTGGGCAACATTACTGCCAAAAAAGAAGAACTGGCCAAACAAATGTACCTGAGCACCCGCCACAAGCTCATGACCCTGCCCAAAAACGTTATAGTTTATCCGGCGCATGGCCCGGGCTCACTTTGTGGCAAAAATATGAGCCCCGACCTGCAAAGTACTATCGGCCGCGAAATACAGGAAAATTACGCCTTGCAACTGATGGACGAGGCAACCTTCATCAAAACCCTCATGGCCGACCAGCCATTTATACCAAAATACTTTGGTTACGATGTAGAATTGAATAAAACCGGCGCTCTTAAATTCCAGCAAAGCATTGATAACATCGTAAAATTCGAGGCCGATATTCAATTGCAGGAAAAAATCGCCATTATAGATAGTCGGCCTAAAACGCTTTTCAGTGCCGGCCACATTCCGGGCGCTATCAACCTGCAGGATGGCGACAAGTTTGAAACCTGGTTAGGCTCGATACTGCAGCCCGACGAAAAATTTTACCTTGTTGCAGAAGATGACGATACTGCCGATTTATTGGTAAAAAAAGCTGCCAAAATAGGTTATGAAAGCAACATCATGGCTATACAGCTATCGCCCCAAAACATTATTGAAAACCTCCCCGATCTGGATCTTAAAGATTTTAAGGCCCGGCCCGAAAACTATACCATCATAGATGTCAGGAATACCAACGAAGTAAATGAGGGTAAAATATTTAAACATGCCATCAATATCCCTCTTCCCGAACTGCGGGAACGTATTGATGAAATACCTGCAGATAAGCCAATTGTTGTGCACTGCGCGGCGGGTTACCGCTCGGCTGCTGCAACAAGTATTATAGCAGGCACCATAAGCGAAGTGCCTGTTTATGACCTGGGCGAAGTTGTGACGGAATTTGCTAAAAATGTTCATGGTTCATAG